A window of Anaerobaca lacustris genomic DNA:
AGGCGGCGTCAGTATCGACGGGCAGAAGGTCACGGACCCGAACGCCACCACTACGCCGACCGACGGCATGGTCGTCCAGGTCGGTAGGCGCCGCTTCGCCAGGATCCGCGTCTGACGATCTCGCCCATCGCAGAAGGCCGAACGAACAACTCACGTGAAAGGACACCATGAAGCGCCTCAGCCCGGAACGACGGAACCAGCTTATCAACGAACACCTCCGCCATCTCAGCGCCGACTGGACCTGTCGCTACGGGCAATGGAACCGCGAGAAACTGCTGGCGGAGATGGAATCGGCGCTGCGGGCCAGAAGGCACCGTCAGAAGGCCGGCGCGACCGAAGCATGATGCACTGGGTCGGCATCTGCGACGTGGTGCTGCATCCCGATGTCACAGAGCGAATCATAGGGGGTCACATGAGACAGACTCGAAGGGCGTTCCTCACATTCGTTGTGGCTTTCGCATCGCTGACCGTCGTGATAGGCTGCCAATCCCCGGCGGCCAGACCGCACGACCCGCAGACCCTTCGCGTGGTGACGTACAACATCCATCACGGAGAAGGGATGGACGGGCGGTTCGACTACGAGCGTCTGGCGAAGGTGATCAACGATCTGTCGCCGGACCTGGTCGCGCTGCAGGAGGTCGATGACCGCACCGAGCGCGCTTCGGGTGTGGATCAGGCGGCGCTGCTCGGCAAGCTGTGCGGGATGCACCATGTGTTCGGCCAGGCCATGCCGTACCAGGGCGGGCGGTACGGCCATGCGGTTCTATCGCGATTTCCCATTCTCAAGACGGCGGTGCATCCGCTGCCATACCGCCCCGGCCGCGAACCGCGCGCGGCGCTGGAGGTGTGGATCGAGCCCGAGGGGATCGGTCCGCTTCGTTTTGTCGGCACGCACTTGTGCCACCTGGACAACGAAGTTCGCGTGCAACAGACGACGCGACTGACCCAGCTTTTCGGCGCCGAGGGCGGCCCTGGCATTGTCCTGGTGGGCGATTTCAACGCGCGGCCGGGCAGCGAC
This region includes:
- a CDS encoding endonuclease/exonuclease/phosphatase family protein, with translation MRQTRRAFLTFVVAFASLTVVIGCQSPAARPHDPQTLRVVTYNIHHGEGMDGRFDYERLAKVINDLSPDLVALQEVDDRTERASGVDQAALLGKLCGMHHVFGQAMPYQGGRYGHAVLSRFPILKTAVHPLPYRPGREPRAALEVWIEPEGIGPLRFVGTHLCHLDNEVRVQQTTRLTQLFGAEGGPGIVLVGDFNARPGSDPMRLLFDGGWTDVVAPRSKIDYILVRSSDPWQVEDVIIVDEPVASDHDPILAVLRWQGADRNR